The stretch of DNA CATTATTCTGCTCCAGCACTTTAAGATCTGCATAAGTAACATCTATGACACTATTGACTGAAATCCTTTGTTTGCCATCCTGCACCTGTTCTGAAGAAACCACCGTAGCCTTCAGAGAAGCTGCCGATACTTCAAGCACACTTAATATAGATAATATAAAGACCAGAATCAACGAAACAGAGCTTCTCAAACGTTTTGAATACATATTCCATCTCCTTAAATATTTCTGAAATCTATCCCCTTACCCCTCTCATAATACCTAATTCATCAATAGGACTCCTTTCCTAGTAAAACCATCAAAATAACTAAATATATATCGAATCCTACCTAAACTGCTCGAGTTTTGTCAATATATCCCTTAACAATAGACAGGAAAATCCTGTTTTTTATCACCAAAATAGATATTTTGTCACATCCGTCAGATCATTTTCAAACCCTAGTGTCTCTGTTTCTCCTCATCATCTCCCAAAAGAAAAGAACCCTACTGTAACTTGATAGGGTTCATACTTACGCTTATACACCTTTCACAAGAAAAATTCTTCCTTTTCTACGATTTCCTACTACCCGAATACCCCGGATGCATATCCTTAATTCTACGTTCAGCGTACAGTTACCCAAACATTCTCATATTCTCGTTCATATACATAGACCATACCAAAAAAAGGGGATGAAACCAACTTGAAAAAAGCCTTCATTACCGGTGTGACGGGTCAGGACGGGTCATATCTGGCCGAACTACTACTGGGCAAAGGTTACGAAGTTCACGGAATGGTCCGCAGAAGCAGCTCAATAAACACGGAAAGAATTGATCATCTCCTGGAGAATCAATCGGGGGACCGGCCGGATTTCGTTTTGCATTATGGTGATCTTACGGACCCCGGAGGATTAAGCAGGTTAATCAGCAAAATTGAGCCTTCCGAAGTCTACAATCTGGGCGCTCAGAGCCACGTCAGAGTGTCCTTCGATATTCCGGAATTCACGGGAGATGTAGACGCTCTCGGTTCGATGCGTCTACTGGAGAGCATTCGCGATGTAAACCCTGGCATCCGGTTTTATCAGGCCTCTTCCAGCGAATTGTACGGCCTCGTCCAAGAAGTTCCGCAAAGCGAGAAGACCCCGTTTTATCCCCGCAGCCCTTATGCCGTCGCCAAGCTCTACGCTTACTGGATAACCGTTAACTACCGCGAAGCCTACAATCTGTATGCTTGTAACGGCATCCTGTTCAACCACGAATCGCCGCGCCGAGGCAAGACTTTCGTCACCCGCAAAATTACAACCGGCCTCGCCAACATCTTAAAAGGCAAACAGGATCGTCTTGTGCTCGGCAATCTGGACGCCAAACGGGATTGGGGCTTTGCCGGCGATTATGTAGAGGCGATGTGGCTGCTGCTGCAGCAGGATCACCCGGAAGACTATGTTATAGCTACAGGCGAAACCCATACGGTAAGGGAATTCTGCGAGCTTGCCTTCCAGCATGCCGGGATTACGCTTACCTGGGCAGGAGAAGGCCTGGACGAAAAAGGAATTGATGCCAACACGGGACGCGTGCTGATCACGGTAGGCGAACAGTATTTTCGGCCAAGCGAGGTCGATCTGCTTCTTGGCGACCCGACCAAAGCAAAAACGAAGCTGGGTTGGGAGCCAAAAGTATCTTTCAAGGAGCTTGTCGAGATGATGGCCAAGAGCGATCAGGGTTCCTGATCGCTTCCATCCCTGCATTGATGCAGGTTCACTTCGTATATTGGAAACTTAATACATCAGGTGAGAAGGGAGTCGCTTTATCTTGGAGAAGAACAGTCGGATTTATGTAGCCGGACATAAAGGTCTTGTCGGCTCCGCGCTTGTCAGAAATCTGCGGGGTAAAGGATATGAGAATATCATCGGTAAAACGCTGCAGGAGCTGGATCTGACAAACCAGGCGGCAGTGGAACGTTTCTTTGAAGAGTCGGATATCGACTATGTGTTTTTGGCAGCCGCCAAAGTCGGCGGAATCGTGGCAAACAACACTTATCCCGCGGATTATATTATGGAAAATGAATTGATCCAATGTAATGTCATACGCAGCGCATTTAAGAATAATGTCAAAAAGCTTATTTTTCTGGGCAGCTCCTGCATCTATCCCAAACTCTGCCCCCAACCCATTAAGGAGGAATATCTCCTTACAGGGCCGCTCGAAACGACGAATGAAGCCTACGCGCTGGCCAAAATTTCGGGGCTTAAAATGTGCGAATATTATAATCGCCAATACGGAACCAATTATATCAGTGTGATGCCCACCAACCTGTACGGACCAAATGACAACTTCGACCTCAACAACTCCCACGTCATTCCTGCCATGATTGCCAAAATTGATGCAGCCAAATCATTAAATCAGCCCAGCGTGACATTGTGGGGTACAGGCAAGCCGCGCCGGGAGTTTCTGTATATCGACGACATGGCGGACGCCTGCGTGTTCCTGATGGAGCATTACGACGGATCAGAGTTCCTGAATGTCGGTACAGGAGAGGATCTGTCCATCCGTGAACTGGCGGAAATGGTGAAAGCTGTCGTCGGTTACGATGGCGAGCTGCTGTTTGATGCCGGCAAGCCGGATGGAACACCGCGCAAGCTGCTGGATGTGTCCAAATTGGAGAAGCTGGGCTGGAAGGCAAAGACCAGTTTGAAAGAAGGCCTCGACAAAGCCTACCGCTACTATCTGGACCACGTCAAATGACTTGCTAAAGCGGCGGCCTTACTCTCTCAGATCTCGACTATCGGGAAGGTGAATACATGGATAAATATGCGGTTATCATGGCCGGCGGCGCCGGACTGCGGCTGTGGCCCCTCTCCAGGGAACACAAGCCCAAGCAGTTTATCAGCGTCGAAGGAACGAGCAGCATGCTTGAGCAGACCTTTGAGCGCATTACCGAGCTGATACCGCCGGACAAATGCTATGTCATTACTAATAAAAATTATGCGGAGATAACCCGGGAAGTGCTTAAGGGAATTATTCCCCTGCAAAATATTATACTCGAGCCTCTCCGTAAAAATACCGGGGCCTGCATATCCTATGCGGCCTTATTGCTGGAACGCCGGTTCCAAGGCAGCCTGGTCTGTTTCATTCCGGCTGACAGCTATGTCAACAATAAGCATGAGTACCTTAAAGCGATCCACCAAGCGTATAGGGAGAGCATCAACAGCTCAGCTCTGACCGTTATCGGTGTAAATCCGACATACCCTGCAACCGGCTACGGTTATATCAAAATTGATCCGAGCGAGCATACCGATCCCAGACCCCAGGTATCCAATGTTCAACAGTTTAAGGAAAAACCCGACACCGATACCGCTCGCACTTACGTAGAATCCGGACAGTATCTGTGGAACAGCGGCATGGTTGCAGGCAATCTGCAGTCCTTCAAGAACGGAATTCAGCAGCATATGCCGGAACACTTTAATATCCTGTCAGCAGCGCTGGACCAAATAGACTCCCCTGACTTTGATTCAGTGATAGAGGAAGCTTTTGATCAACTGCCCGATATATCTTTCGATAACGGAGTGCTGGAGAACAGCAGCAGCCTTACAGCCATTAAGGGCTACTTCGACTGGGATGATATCGGCAGCCTGGACGCGCTGGGAAAATTGATGGGCTACGACGACAGCGGAAATTCCGTTAGCGGCAGTTACGTCGGAATGGATACTCAAGATTCGATCATATTCACCAGCGATATACTGGTCACTTCCATCGGTCTCTCGAATATGATGATTATTAAGACGCAAGACGTATTACTGGTCTGTCCCAAAGAGAGGGCTCAGGATGTCAAAGCGTTCGTCCAATTGTTGAAACGTACCGGATACGGGGAACGGACATAGAGGACCGCTTTATCCCATTGACGCAAAGGAAATACGGAGGTGATAAGGAACATGAACCGGTTACGTTTTATGCTGATTAGAGGTTACAGCCATAGTATTTGGATGGATATACGCCAGCTGCTGGAGCAGCTTCTTATCGCGGATTTGAGCGGCAGAATTCCGGTAGTGCATTGGGGCAGCAACAGCTTTTATAACGGAAAGATTTATACTAACGCTTTTGATATGTATTTTGAGCCGGTGTCTAACTACGCAATCGAAGACTTAATGAAACCGGGCTACAGCTTTTTCCCATCCGTATGGCAATATGACAACCTGCTGATGTCTGACCCCGGGCAGGTCTCGCTGACCGAGCGGAGCATCGGGGAAATGCTGGAGAGCGATGCTGATGTCGTGGTATGCGACACGTATGCGAATAAAATGTCCGCCCTCTCTCTTGTTGGGGAGGATCACCCTTTGTACGGGATGGATACGATGCATGCGTACCGCTTTTTGATGCGCAAATATTTGAAACTCAAACCGGATCTGACAAACAAGATCATGAAGTTTTTTTATTCTAACTCCCTGCATGAAGGACCCATTCTTGCTGTTCATGTCCGCGAAAACTTCTCCATTAACGCATTTGAGAAGAACAGTATAAACGAACGCTATCACGGTAAAGTGTATAAGATGAAAAGACAGCCGGAGCAGAACACCAACGATACCCTTAAGCTTCACCAGATTTACCGGATTCATAAAGTGAATAAACTTGAAACGTCAAACAAGGTCTATCATAAGGAAATCCAGTATATGGTTGGCAAATTCAACATTAAAAAGATTTTCCTGCTCACGGACTGCACGGAAATTCTGGATGAATACCGGGAACGGTACGGATCGATGCTTGTGTATACGGATGCGCTGCGGCATTCCTCTAATGACGTCGAAGATCCTTATCTCGAAACGCATATGCACCGCCGTCAAAACGGAATAGACGCCATATTGGACGCCTATATTGCCGCGAAATGCAGCTTCTTTATCGGCAATGGCTATTCGAATATGTCTAAAGCCGTTACGTATCTTAATGACTGGGCCGATACCAATATCAAATTGATGTACTGGGTGCCGGAAAATTCGAGTTTAGCCAATTATGCGGTGACCAATACCATCGTTTATCCCGACAATAAATTGGTAGGAAAATTCAAGCAGATCGCTTATAGCACGCACCGTACATGGAAAAGGCTGAAGGATCGTTAATTCATTCTAAACCACTGGATTGGAGGTGCTCCGAACGGATGCACCAGCAAAAGTTCTTGCTTATTAAGACGTGGGGGTGGGGCTTTTGGTCGGATATGGATCACCTGACCGGACAACTGCTTGTAGCCGAGCTGACCAAACGGATACCGGTGGTGTATTGGGGGCCGCACAGCTTATACAGTGAATATATCGATACGAACGCCTTTGAATTGTATTATGAACCTGTCTCCTCATACACCATCGATGACGTGCTTAAGCCTGAACACACCTTTTTCCCGCCGATCTGGAATGCAAGCAACGCACTAGTAGAGGATCTGGATAAGACGGCGCGGCTTCACCGCGGCATTGGCGAACTGATGGCCAGCAAAGCGGATGTAGCCGTCAGCGACGTCCATTTCTTCGCCAAACCGCTGCTCAGGTATATTCCGAAGAGTCATTGGGCGTACGGGATGACCGGAGTACAAATCTACCGCCATCTGATCCGGAAGTACTTGCGTTTAAAGCCCGATATTGAAGCGGAAATCAACGAATTTTACAATGCGCATCTGAAGGACCATCACCCCCTCCTTGGCGTTCATATCCGGGCCAGCGACAAAGTGCGCGAGGTGGAGAACCTTCAGCAGCTTAACAAGAAGTACGATGGAGAAATCCGAAAAGTATTGAAGGAAGGAAAAATCGGCAAGTTATTCCTGATTACGGATTGCGATGATGCGATCGATGACTTCAACAAGCGCTACGGTTCGATAGTCGTATATACCGACTGCGTGAGAGCTCCCCGCAACTCCGTTACCGAGGCTCCCCATCTGCAGAACTTTGTCGTAAAAAAAAGAAAAGGCATCGAGATCATCAAGGATACGTATCTTGCCGCCAAATGCGATTATTTTATCGGCAACGGCTATTCCAATGTTTCATTTTTCGTCAACCGCCTGAAGGACTGGCCGGACAGCCACATTAAGCTTTTTTACAGAACGTTGAAACAGGATAGAAAAAATACCCGCAAACGGGCAAGAGCCGAATTGGCCACCAAATATTATCGGGCCAAACTGCGCAGGGCTCAATATCCAAGTCTGTACGGAGGTGATAACCAGCATGAGCATAAACCGATTTCTCCTGATTAAACCTTGGGGGTATAGCATTTGGGCGGATGTGGATCATATGGTTGGCCAGCTGCTCATTGCAGAGATCACGGACCGGACTCCGATTGTGTACTGGGGCATGGACAGTCTGTATTCCGAGTCAGTGACGAAAAATTCGTTCGAGTTGTTCTTCGAGCCAATCAATGAACATATGCCTCATGAAGCCGTCCGGTCCGATTTTACGTATTATCCGCCCATCTGGACCAGTCATACGGTTCTGATGGAGGACCCGGACAAATTGAAATGGGAACACCGGGAATTACAGGATATGATCGCTACTGACGCCAACGTGCTGGTCAGCGATGTGTATTACCATGTGGGCGCTATCGCACCCTGGATTCCCGAGCGGCACCCTTTATTCGGCAAAACACCGCATCAGATATACCGTTATCTGTTCGACAAATACATTAAAATCCAACCCAGCATCCTTGACGAAGCCAAGCAGTTTGTTTATGAGAATCCGCAGTTCCGTGATGAAAAACCGATTCTGGGCGTTCATATCCGGGCCAACGGCCTCGTCAGTGAAATTGGGCAGATTTATAATATCAATGATTATTACCATCCCAATATATGGAGCTTTATGAGCAATTTCGAATGCCGTCATCTGTTTCTCATTACCGACCATTACAAGTTCGTCCGCCAATTCCAAAAGATTTACGATAAATACGAAACATTAATTATCAGCGACAGCAGGAAAGCGTTCCTCAGAGGCAGAATCCACCCGAACCGGTCCAATTATCCCAACCAGCGTCATAAAGGAATTGAACTCATAAAAGACACCTCGGACATTATTAAAGACACGTATCTTGCGGTTCAGTGCGACTATTTTATTGGCAACGGCTATTCCAGCTTGTCGAATACAGTTCTGCGAATGAAAGATTGGCCGGAGAAAAATATCAAGCTGCTGTATTAGGCGCGACGTGAATTAAAAAAATATCTTACAGCGACCGTTGTCCGGAATTCCGCCGGGGAGCGGTCATTTGTTTTTTCTGAAAAGTTATTCTTGAATCTCATGAGATTTTGCTTTATTCTAGTTTTGAAAATAATTTTCTTAATTTTATATATAATATTAAAAATAATTTCAATAACCATACTGAATTTGGAAGGTGGATTCATGACTCCAATCCTGCATGCACTGGAGCACGAGATGTCCAAGCTCTCCCAAATGGAGCGCAAGCTGGCGGAGCGGATTCTGTCCTCCCCCGGCGAGATTGTCCATATGGGCATCACAGAGCTGGCGGAGCAATGCGGTATTAGCGCCGCGACAATCACGCGCTTTTGCAAGGTGTTTCACTTCAAGGGCTTCCCGGATTTCAAGGTGAAGCTGGCGGCTGAAATCGCCCAAAGCGATGCGGCGCCTCAGGAGGGCGGCTCCTCTTATCAGGATATTATGGCGGGCAATCCGCTTTCCGTTATCGTGGAGGCCATGCAGGCGAATCACCTCGCTTCCATCCGCGACACGACGTCGCTGCTCGATATCGGGCGGCTCGAACAGACGGTCGATCTGCTCTGCCGTGCCCGGCGGGTCGATCTGTACGGCATGGCCACCTCGTCGATTGTCGCCCAGGATTTCTATCAAAAGCTGATCCGGATCGGCGTGAACTGCACCGCTTTTGCCGATTCGCATATGCAGATCACTTCGGCGTCCTCCCTTGCGGAGGGGGATGTCGCCTTTGCCATTTCGTACTCCGGGGAGACGCCCGAGACGATTGACGCGCTGCTATGCGCGAAGAACAGCGGCGCGTCTACGATCTCGCTTACCTCATATGGCAGCAGCTCGCTTGCCTCGCTCAGCGGGATTTCTCTTTTTTCCTCCTCTCTTGAAAAAGGAATGCGCAGAGGAGACATGGCGTCGCGGATCGCCCAGCTTCACATTATCGATATTTTATTTACCGGAATGGTCAGCAGACGGTTTGGCGATTATATTCCGAAGCTGGAGCAATCTTACCGGAACGTCCGGCAGTTCCGTCACAAACGGGGAGGTACAGAATAAATGAACATTTTTAAGTTTCAAAACGACGAAGACTTCGTGCAGACGGGGGCCAATCTGGTCGCCAGCCTGCTTCAGAGCAATCCAAAAGCCGTCCTCGGACTCGCCACCGGCAGTTCGCCCATCGGGGTATACGAACGGCTGGTCAAAATGTACCGCAAAGGTCTCGTTAGCTTTGCCAAAGCATCGTCCTATAATCTCGATGAATACGTGGGACTGCCGGTAGATCACCCGGAAAGCTACCGCAGCTTCATGAACAAGCATCTGTTCGACCATGTCGACATCGACCTGTCCCGGACACATGTGCCTGACGGCAACGCCGGTAATCTGGCAGACGAGTGCCTGACCTACGATAAAATGCTGGAAAAAGAAGGGCCTGCCGATTTGCAAATTCTCGGTATAGGAAGCAACGGGCATATCGGCTTTAACGAACCGGACGCCAGCCTGAGCAGCGGAACCCATGTCGTCGATCTGCTGCCGGAAACGCGGGAGGCCAACGCCCGGTTCTTCCCTTCGCTTGCCGATGTTCCCCGGCAGGCGATTACGATGGGCGTCGGCAGTATCCTTAAGGCGCGGCAAATTGTGCTGCTCGTGCGCGGCGCGGAGAAGGCCGAAGCCATCCGAAATGCGGTTAAGGGGCCGATTACGACCCAGTGTCCCGCCTCTTTGCTCCAGAGCCATCCGAATGTCGTCGTACTGCTTGATGAAGGGGCGGGACAATGGCTGAAGTAAATCAGGAAAGTGGACACTTGCTGTATGGCCTAGTGCTGACTCCGGGGGGGATCGCCAGGGACGGGGTCGTCGCGGTGCAGGACGGCATAATTGTATATGCGGGAGCAGCGCGGTGGCTGCCGGAAGCATGTTCAGGCTGGCCGGAAAGCAACCGTGTACAGGACGGCCTGCTTATTCCGGGCTTTGTCGATGTTCATGTTCACGGCGGCGCGGGCCATGATTTTATGTACGCCGACGCCCAGGCGATTACGGAGATTGCCGGATACCATGCCGCTAACGGCACGACAACGATGCTGGCGACAACGATGACCGCCTCCAAAGAAGCGATCGACCGTGCGCTTGGCGAGATCAGCGCCTACCGTTCCATGGAAATGCCTTATGCGCAGTTGGCGGGGGTTCATCTGGAAGGACCTTTTATTAGCCCCAAATGGCCCGGAGCGCAAAATCCGGAGCATATCGTCCCGCCAGACGTTAATTGGCTGATAGAATGGGAAGAGACCTATCCAGGCTTAATTCGGCAGGTTACGCTTGCTCCCGAACGGGAAGGCGCGGCTGAAGTTATTTCTTGGCTGCGCAGACGCAGGATTACAGCCGCCCTCGGCCATACCGACGCCGCTTACGAGCAGGTTATCGCCGCGGCGGACGCGGGTCTTAACCAGGCGGTGCATACATTTAACCAGATGACTCCGCTGCATCACCGCAAGCCCGGAACGGCAGGCGCGGTTCTGTCCGACGAACGGATACGCGCGGAGGTCATCGCGGACGGCATTCACGTTCATCCCGCGGTTATCTCAATTTTGGCACGGCTTAAAGGCCCGGAAGGCCTGATTCTGATTACCGATGCGATGTCGGCTGCAGGCCTCAGCGACGGGGAGTATGCCATCGGCGATTTGCCGGTTAAGGTGCAGGATGGTGTTGCCCGCCTTCGAGACAACCCTGACGCTCTTGCCGGAAGCACGCTTACCATGATCAAGGGCTTCCGTTATCTGATCCAAGAGGCGGGCCTGAGTCTTGAGGATGCCTCCCGGGCCGCGAGTCTGAATCCGGCGATTTCGCTTGGCTTGGAACGAAGCATCGGCTCGCTGGAAGCCGGTAAACGGGCGGATATTCTGCTGCTGGACGGCGCACTTAACCTCCATGGCGTGTGGGTCGGCGGACGCCGCCTGGAACTTTAGGCCATTACTTTAGGCAATTTATGTAGACGGCATTAATGCAGAGGTTCATCCGCCAAGGATGAATCTCTGCGTTTTGCCGTTTCGCATTCTATTAGGGACAATGCCGCTTATCTGTTCATATCGTCCCCGGTGCGGGCTGGAAAGATGCGCTCCGCCATCGTGCGGAATTCATTTACAAAGCCTTGCAGCGGATGGCCGGCTCGCGCCTGTTCGGCATAGCTGTTCACACGCTGAACGAAATCGGGATTGGCCGAGACATATACCCGATTGATCCCCGGGGTATTCTTCTTGACGACATCAGCGATCTTTGCCTTCACTTCTTTGGAAAGCGTATCTTGAACACTTGTCGCTGTAGTTCCCGTGGTCACCCCGTTGCCAGTGAAAATCCCTCCGCGGCCTGTTGGACCAGGTATCGCTGCGCCTGTTCCCGTCAAACTTCTGTTGTTATTAGCAACAGCTCCCGGCATGCTGGTTCCCCGTGTTGGGTAGTGGGTACCGACTCCGGTGCCGTAACCGGTACCGTATCCTGTTCCGTAGCCCATGCTTCCCGGCATTATGTTCGTACCGCGTACGTTGCCGCCTTTTGCCCGCATGCCCCCGGTAACATTATTATCCAGTGTTACAGCTACATAAGCGCTGCGGCCAGCGGTAAGCACATTGGCGGTGCGCACCTCCTTCATGGCAGCCACGCGATCGGCGAGCTTCTGATCCAAATCCAGCCTGTCGATCGTATGCCCTTCCCTGGCCGTATTGACATTCAGGCGACCATCGTTTATTCCCCGTACACCATCATTCACACCCCGTACACCATCATTCATGCGGCCATCTTGTACACTCCGCACGCCATAATTCCCCGCCGTATTCTGGTAGTTTGTACAGCCCGCCATTCCGACCATCCCCAACAGCAGGGCTGCGGAGACGGACAAGCCGATTCTTGATCGCAACATGCATTCACCCTCCACTCGTTATGATTGCTGTGTAACAATCGTTAGGATGGCTTACCTGGGGGCGGGCTATGCTGAAAGGATTTGGCATCCTATATCTCTTTCATCCTCCCAAAGATGTGATCAGATTCCGCAGCGGTGTGCTGTATCGCTCTTTTAACGCCGACACTTCGGCCATAATCCGGTCGTAATGTCTGACTGTGCCCATGCCTTCATGACGCCGGTAACCGGTCAGAGATTGATTCAGCATCGCAGGCGGATATCCATTCAGAACCGCGCGGAACCATAAATCGTAATCATGCGTAAAAGGAAGCGATTCATCGAACAAGCCGATGGCGCCGAACAGTTCCTTTTTGATCATAACTGTGCACCCGTTTACCGGGTTTCCCTGAAGAAAGCAGCGCAGGAAATCAAGCCGATTGTCAAAAACGGCTCCGGCATTAACCTGAACAAGGTGGGATGCGGCATTGATATAGTTGAAGTTAGTGTAAGATATCAGCAGACGGTTCTGCTCCATGAACAGAGACTGGTTTCTAATCTTATCGTGGTAAAAGACATCGTCGGAACTGAGCCAGGCAACATAGTCGCCGGTGGCATGATGAATGCCGTGGTTCA from Paenibacillus sophorae encodes:
- the gmd gene encoding GDP-mannose 4,6-dehydratase, whose product is MKKAFITGVTGQDGSYLAELLLGKGYEVHGMVRRSSSINTERIDHLLENQSGDRPDFVLHYGDLTDPGGLSRLISKIEPSEVYNLGAQSHVRVSFDIPEFTGDVDALGSMRLLESIRDVNPGIRFYQASSSELYGLVQEVPQSEKTPFYPRSPYAVAKLYAYWITVNYREAYNLYACNGILFNHESPRRGKTFVTRKITTGLANILKGKQDRLVLGNLDAKRDWGFAGDYVEAMWLLLQQDHPEDYVIATGETHTVREFCELAFQHAGITLTWAGEGLDEKGIDANTGRVLITVGEQYFRPSEVDLLLGDPTKAKTKLGWEPKVSFKELVEMMAKSDQGS
- a CDS encoding GDP-L-fucose synthase family protein, whose amino-acid sequence is MEKNSRIYVAGHKGLVGSALVRNLRGKGYENIIGKTLQELDLTNQAAVERFFEESDIDYVFLAAAKVGGIVANNTYPADYIMENELIQCNVIRSAFKNNVKKLIFLGSSCIYPKLCPQPIKEEYLLTGPLETTNEAYALAKISGLKMCEYYNRQYGTNYISVMPTNLYGPNDNFDLNNSHVIPAMIAKIDAAKSLNQPSVTLWGTGKPRREFLYIDDMADACVFLMEHYDGSEFLNVGTGEDLSIRELAEMVKAVVGYDGELLFDAGKPDGTPRKLLDVSKLEKLGWKAKTSLKEGLDKAYRYYLDHVK
- a CDS encoding mannose-1-phosphate guanylyltransferase, whose product is MDKYAVIMAGGAGLRLWPLSREHKPKQFISVEGTSSMLEQTFERITELIPPDKCYVITNKNYAEITREVLKGIIPLQNIILEPLRKNTGACISYAALLLERRFQGSLVCFIPADSYVNNKHEYLKAIHQAYRESINSSALTVIGVNPTYPATGYGYIKIDPSEHTDPRPQVSNVQQFKEKPDTDTARTYVESGQYLWNSGMVAGNLQSFKNGIQQHMPEHFNILSAALDQIDSPDFDSVIEEAFDQLPDISFDNGVLENSSSLTAIKGYFDWDDIGSLDALGKLMGYDDSGNSVSGSYVGMDTQDSIIFTSDILVTSIGLSNMMIIKTQDVLLVCPKERAQDVKAFVQLLKRTGYGERT
- a CDS encoding O-fucosyltransferase family protein, whose amino-acid sequence is MNRLRFMLIRGYSHSIWMDIRQLLEQLLIADLSGRIPVVHWGSNSFYNGKIYTNAFDMYFEPVSNYAIEDLMKPGYSFFPSVWQYDNLLMSDPGQVSLTERSIGEMLESDADVVVCDTYANKMSALSLVGEDHPLYGMDTMHAYRFLMRKYLKLKPDLTNKIMKFFYSNSLHEGPILAVHVRENFSINAFEKNSINERYHGKVYKMKRQPEQNTNDTLKLHQIYRIHKVNKLETSNKVYHKEIQYMVGKFNIKKIFLLTDCTEILDEYRERYGSMLVYTDALRHSSNDVEDPYLETHMHRRQNGIDAILDAYIAAKCSFFIGNGYSNMSKAVTYLNDWADTNIKLMYWVPENSSLANYAVTNTIVYPDNKLVGKFKQIAYSTHRTWKRLKDR
- a CDS encoding O-fucosyltransferase family protein gives rise to the protein MLIKTWGWGFWSDMDHLTGQLLVAELTKRIPVVYWGPHSLYSEYIDTNAFELYYEPVSSYTIDDVLKPEHTFFPPIWNASNALVEDLDKTARLHRGIGELMASKADVAVSDVHFFAKPLLRYIPKSHWAYGMTGVQIYRHLIRKYLRLKPDIEAEINEFYNAHLKDHHPLLGVHIRASDKVREVENLQQLNKKYDGEIRKVLKEGKIGKLFLITDCDDAIDDFNKRYGSIVVYTDCVRAPRNSVTEAPHLQNFVVKKRKGIEIIKDTYLAAKCDYFIGNGYSNVSFFVNRLKDWPDSHIKLFYRTLKQDRKNTRKRARAELATKYYRAKLRRAQYPSLYGGDNQHEHKPISPD
- a CDS encoding O-fucosyltransferase family protein — encoded protein: MSINRFLLIKPWGYSIWADVDHMVGQLLIAEITDRTPIVYWGMDSLYSESVTKNSFELFFEPINEHMPHEAVRSDFTYYPPIWTSHTVLMEDPDKLKWEHRELQDMIATDANVLVSDVYYHVGAIAPWIPERHPLFGKTPHQIYRYLFDKYIKIQPSILDEAKQFVYENPQFRDEKPILGVHIRANGLVSEIGQIYNINDYYHPNIWSFMSNFECRHLFLITDHYKFVRQFQKIYDKYETLIISDSRKAFLRGRIHPNRSNYPNQRHKGIELIKDTSDIIKDTYLAVQCDYFIGNGYSSLSNTVLRMKDWPEKNIKLLY
- a CDS encoding MurR/RpiR family transcriptional regulator → MTPILHALEHEMSKLSQMERKLAERILSSPGEIVHMGITELAEQCGISAATITRFCKVFHFKGFPDFKVKLAAEIAQSDAAPQEGGSSYQDIMAGNPLSVIVEAMQANHLASIRDTTSLLDIGRLEQTVDLLCRARRVDLYGMATSSIVAQDFYQKLIRIGVNCTAFADSHMQITSASSLAEGDVAFAISYSGETPETIDALLCAKNSGASTISLTSYGSSSLASLSGISLFSSSLEKGMRRGDMASRIAQLHIIDILFTGMVSRRFGDYIPKLEQSYRNVRQFRHKRGGTE
- the nagB gene encoding glucosamine-6-phosphate deaminase — its product is MNIFKFQNDEDFVQTGANLVASLLQSNPKAVLGLATGSSPIGVYERLVKMYRKGLVSFAKASSYNLDEYVGLPVDHPESYRSFMNKHLFDHVDIDLSRTHVPDGNAGNLADECLTYDKMLEKEGPADLQILGIGSNGHIGFNEPDASLSSGTHVVDLLPETREANARFFPSLADVPRQAITMGVGSILKARQIVLLVRGAEKAEAIRNAVKGPITTQCPASLLQSHPNVVVLLDEGAGQWLK
- the nagA gene encoding N-acetylglucosamine-6-phosphate deacetylase; amino-acid sequence: MAEVNQESGHLLYGLVLTPGGIARDGVVAVQDGIIVYAGAARWLPEACSGWPESNRVQDGLLIPGFVDVHVHGGAGHDFMYADAQAITEIAGYHAANGTTTMLATTMTASKEAIDRALGEISAYRSMEMPYAQLAGVHLEGPFISPKWPGAQNPEHIVPPDVNWLIEWEETYPGLIRQVTLAPEREGAAEVISWLRRRRITAALGHTDAAYEQVIAAADAGLNQAVHTFNQMTPLHHRKPGTAGAVLSDERIRAEVIADGIHVHPAVISILARLKGPEGLILITDAMSAAGLSDGEYAIGDLPVKVQDGVARLRDNPDALAGSTLTMIKGFRYLIQEAGLSLEDASRAASLNPAISLGLERSIGSLEAGKRADILLLDGALNLHGVWVGGRRLEL
- a CDS encoding YhcN/YlaJ family sporulation lipoprotein, whose amino-acid sequence is MLRSRIGLSVSAALLLGMVGMAGCTNYQNTAGNYGVRSVQDGRMNDGVRGVNDGVRGINDGRLNVNTAREGHTIDRLDLDQKLADRVAAMKEVRTANVLTAGRSAYVAVTLDNNVTGGMRAKGGNVRGTNIMPGSMGYGTGYGTGYGTGVGTHYPTRGTSMPGAVANNNRSLTGTGAAIPGPTGRGGIFTGNGVTTGTTATSVQDTLSKEVKAKIADVVKKNTPGINRVYVSANPDFVQRVNSYAEQARAGHPLQGFVNEFRTMAERIFPARTGDDMNR
- a CDS encoding glycosyltransferase; the encoded protein is MNAKVSVIIPFYNCPYIEQALQSALSQSQAPYEIIVVDDGSTVHSDRIAPYLSHSNIHYLGKANGGTASALNHGIHHATGDYVAWLSSDDVFYHDKIRNQSLFMEQNRLLISYTNFNYINAASHLVQVNAGAVFDNRLDFLRCFLQGNPVNGCTVMIKKELFGAIGLFDESLPFTHDYDLWFRAVLNGYPPAMLNQSLTGYRRHEGMGTVRHYDRIMAEVSALKERYSTPLRNLITSLGG